A region from the Artemia franciscana unplaced genomic scaffold, ASM3288406v1 Scaffold_7081, whole genome shotgun sequence genome encodes:
- the LOC136043540 gene encoding uncharacterized protein LOC136043540, with translation MTNMVTPPKSTPVTRRRRNSDSSSSEESEELDYTISPQTQFFPDRISTPFPPKRFPDNLVKPISPIDRPLSLHDELNKAVQTPRDIESQRDNQPQKQTLREAMDIINYPIKTRQSTFYTDPPTDEQQYHDITVSKAKPKDWVSWKETLIQTLPHPPEDMAFKQWRHPKKTFESSQSSQESFNSPEPRDQQDESINKPSTSRGEEIYEGRAGSTPKSQTSTSREPDTKSTTSSSDTESESGTNEPKDVEGTRPQSATAQAKKAQIKGQKFLKKQYKKFDLISLAKPKKKNESTEEKITTRSGRVVKKPDKLDY, from the coding sequence ATGACAAATATGGTTACCCCCCCAAAAAGTACCCCCGTTACGCGGAGACGGAGGAATAGCGATTCCTCTTCCAGTGAAGAATCAGAAGAGTTGGACTATACAATTTCTCCACAAACGCAATTTTTCCCGGATCGAATTTCGACACCTTTTCCACCAAAACGTTTCCCCGACAATTTGGTGAAACCTATTTCACCAATAGACAGACCTTTATCGCTAcatgatgaattaaataaggctgTACAAACTCCTAGGGACATAGAGTCACAAAGAGACAATCAaccccaaaaacaaacattaagagAAGCAATGGATATCATTAATTACCCCATTAAAACTAGACAAAGTACATTTTATACTGATCCACCTACTGATGAGCAACAGTATCACGATATAACCGTATCAAAggcaaaaccaaaggactgggtatcttggaaggaaaccTTAATACAAACACTTCCTCACCCCCCGGAAGACATGGCTTTCAAGCAGTGGAGGCACCCCAAGAAGACATTTGAATCCTCCCAAAGCTCCCAAGAATCGTTCAATTCTCCCGAACCCAGAGATCAACAGGACGAGTCAATCAATAAACCCTCCACTTCACGAGGTGAAGAAATTTACGAAGGTCGAGCTGGATCTACACCTAAATCTCAAACTTCTACTTCAAGAGAACCAGATACTAAATCTACAACTAGTTCCTCAGATACTGAGAGTGAATCAGGCACAAATGAGCCCAAAGATGTGGAAGGAACAAGACCACAGAGTGCGACTGCCCAGgctaaaaaggcacaaattaaaggtcaaaaatttcttaaaaaacaatataaaaagtttgacttgataTCGCTAgcgaagccaaagaaaaaaaacgagtcTACCGAAGAGAAGATAACAACAAGGTCAGGCCGAGTTGtcaaaaaaccagataaattagattattaa